Proteins found in one Podarcis muralis chromosome 5, rPodMur119.hap1.1, whole genome shotgun sequence genomic segment:
- the LOC144327882 gene encoding uncharacterized protein LOC144327882, which yields MAPKKASRKSDPAITAKRPIKGPSQALRSPQPGQSLQRVRSMVSSLAGDPVALARMEAELDGLMHRRSTPSTSSVTIAPPVDASSPPSSSSEGEGELLPASGYSPDVPQARSPVPPVLQVAMPRGRVSARAGARKRAPARGLAVRGLPVQPAVAGSSTSGHSQAVSFQSLPATPQQGDASESSVEDSLPLPPKTSSGGHRRHKRSSRRRAKRRRRDTSSSSSGRAAIRIWIVGHSIVHWAADRARQSGLGDGLGFPQHVHVSWISRRGMLWREFLPLMRRRVFQLGPPTAIVVQLGENDMVSSSCYGLRAAILQDLGELAALVPSTKLIWSQLLQRRIWRGSPCPAATERVRKRINSAASKLVVNLGGSVIPHPLISFKATEFYRDDGVHLSPVGNDVWLDAMVSRLRVWLNL from the exons ATGGCCCCAAAGAAGGCGTCGAGGAAGTCGGATCCTGCCATCACGGCTAAGCGGCCCATAAAAGGCCCATCTCAGGCTTTGCGTTCTCCTCAACCTGGCCAGTCGTTACAACGCGTCCGATCCATGGTCTCTAGTTTGGCTGGCGACCCCGTGGCTCTGGCAAGGATGGAGGCGGAGTTGGATGGTCTTATGCATCGCCGCTCGACCCCGTCAACGTCTTCTGTCACGATCGCTCCCCCTGTGGATGCTTCGTCTCCACCGTCTTCATCCAGTGAAGGGgagggagagctgctaccagcaaGTGGCTACTCGCCTGACGTGCCACAGGCCCGGTCCCCGGTGCCGCCTGTGTTACAAGTGGCCATGCCACGGGGTCGGGTCTCCGCCCGGGCGGGGGCAAGAAAGAGGGCACCGGCACGGGGTCTTGCTGTGCGGGGCTTACCTGTGCAGCCTGCAGTTGCGGGCAGTTCGACCTCTGGTCACTCACAGGCTGTGTCTTTCCAGTCACTTCCAGCTACTCCGCAGCAGGGCGATGCTTCAGAGTCGTCGGTCGAGGATagcctccctcttcctccgaAGACATCCTCAGGTGGTCATCGCCGCCATAAGAGAAGTTCTAGGAGGCGTGCCAAGAGGAGGCGTAGGGACACCTCATCCTCTTCGTCAG GTCGGGCTGCTATCCGCATCTGGATAGtagggcacagtattgtgcactgGGCTGCGGACAGAGCTCGCCAGTCCGGACTGGGTGATGGCCTAGGATTTCCGCAGCACGTACATGTGTCCTGGATCTCCAGACGGGGGATGCTGTGGAGGGAATTTTTACCTCTCATGCGAAGGCGTGTCTTCCAGTTGGGCCCTCCTACAGCGATCGTGGTGCAGCTCGGGGAGAACGATATGGTTTCCTCGTCCTGCTACGGGCTGCGTGCTGCCATATTACAGGACCTTGGGGAGCTGGCGGCACTGGTGCCGTCAACTAAGTTAATTTGGTCACAGCTATTGCAACGCCGTATTTGGCGAGGTAGTCCTTGCCCAGCTGCCACCGAACGTGTAAGGAAGCGGATTAATTCCGCGGCAAGCAAGCTGGTGGTGAATCTGGGTGGGTCTGTGATCCCTCACCCTCTGATTTCATTCAAGGCGACCGAATTTTACAGGGATGACGGGGTTCATCTCTCGCCGGTTGGGAATGATGTCTGGTTGGATGCTATGGTGTCCAGGCTGAGGGTGTGGCTTAATTtatga